The following are encoded together in the Salvia hispanica cultivar TCC Black 2014 chromosome 6, UniMelb_Shisp_WGS_1.0, whole genome shotgun sequence genome:
- the LOC125194686 gene encoding bromodomain testis-specific protein-like, with protein MSSRKVVAKSSGQRRRRSPRISALDNRLNLDDTAAALPPLSKLPKQVWKGAESPQNDDFVDWRSLKQNQDHDHDHDHDGNGVMPAKHTLELVLDTLQRRDTYEIFAQPVDPNQVENYYEIIKEPMDFGTMRAKLHEGMYQNLQQFKHDVFLIPENAMHFNSSTTTYFRQARAIHDLANKVFHLLNTNPENFVEGTRRRSMRKTLCDSIPKPPASAFRPNTPGRPSNSQVEDRRRETYLCKAEDAAGSTTSKPLILGDISYEDSLMMYVKDLGPMAQMVAMRKLLGQHETKTCPKPKQFKTFRDFAPAGCNPFTKASNTARDGEEAKLEQKRKDKKATAVVKDLNCSSRPVILALENCHSEYKSRNKKICNVSATPKPVCDEAAPQKPEKKHLPLLSHFTFDLPFFKARLEQINAVEMGLKRKKPGLSIYQ; from the exons ATCTCAGCCCTCGATAATCGTCTAAATTTAGATGATACAGCTGCAGCTTTACCTCCACTCTCTAAATTACCCAAACAAGTCTGGAAG GGTGCTGAGAGTCCCCAAAACGATGACTTCG TGGATTGGAGATCTCTCAAGCAAAATCAAGACCATGACCATGACCATGATCATGATG GCAACGGAGTAATGCCAGCAAAGCACACACTCGAGCTTGTTCTTGATACACTGCAGAG gagaGATACATATGAGATATTTGCTCAACCAGTTGATCCTAATCAG GTTGAGAATTATTACGAGATCATTAAAGAGCCTATGGACTTTGGCACAATGAGGGCTAAACTCCATGAAGGGATGTACCAAAATCTTCAACAATTCAAA CATGATGTGTTTCTCATACCAGAAAATGCAATGCATTTCAactcctccaccaccacctacTTCAGACAG GCGCGTGCTATACATGACTTAGCTAATAAGGTCTTTCATCTCCTTAACACAAATCCCGAAAACTTTGTCGAGGGGACAAGACGAAGATCTATGAGGAAAACATTATGCGATTCCATCCCTAAGCCCCCTGCTTCAGCATTTCGACCAAATACCCCTG gtAGACCGTCGAATTCTCAAGTAGAAGATAGGAGGAGAGAGACATACTTGTGCAAGGCGGAGGATGCAGCGGGCTCAACCACTTCCAAACCACTGATTCTG GGAGACATTAGCTACGAGGATAGCTTAATGATGTATGTAAAGGATTTGGGACCAATGGCCCAAATGGTTGCAATGCGGAAGCTACTAGGACAGCATGAAACAAAAACTTGCCCCAAACCAAAACAATTCAAGACATTCCGCGACTTTGCTCCTGCAGGCTGCAACCCCTTTACCAAAGCCAGCAACACAGCTCGAGATGGGGAAGAAGCAAAGTTGGAACAAAAGAGAAAAGACAAGAAAGCCACAGCCGTGGTTAAAGATTTGAATTGTTCATCGAGACCGGTTATACTAGCTTTAGAGAATTGCCATTCTGAATACAAGTCCAGAAACAAGAAAATCTGCAATGTATCAGCAACTCCCAAACCTGTCTGTGATGAAGCTGCTCCGCAGAAGCCAGAGAAGAAGCATTTGCCATTATTATCCCACTTCACTTTCGATCTTCCCTTCTTTAAAGCGCGGCTTGAGCAGATAAATGCAGTGGAGATGGGGTTGAAGAGGAAGAAACCGGGGCTCTCGATTTATCAATGA
- the LOC125195876 gene encoding E3 ubiquitin-protein ligase RNFT1-like: MEASGGNSDAYRSSSSSSSSSSSFSNTSTSNHSRRNGLQISASTLLRSPLSTLLEYTGFIRTRPNSSDSDSLLNNGGFHNDLSNDPAPAPSAGEVSIRIIGSAEHDHDRVATSLHSGPSAESFSRPVSRSPSGASVLSSMESQVDLRSGRESVDGATNSTNADGDAEGAEGVGANNRDSSSSYQRYDIQQAARWIEQVLPFSLLLLIVFIRQHLQGFCVTIWIAAFMFKSNDIVRKQTALKGERKIMTLIGIVVLYSLHVFGIYWWYRKDDVLYPLLMLPPRTIPPFWNAIFIIMVNDTLVRQAAMVIKCMLLMYYKNSRGRNYRRQGQLLTLVEYLLLLYRALLPAPVWYRFFLNKEYGSLFSSLMTGLYLTFKLTSVVEKVQSFITALKALSRKDIHYGAYATTEQVTAAGDLCAICQEKMHSPVLLRCKHIFCEDCVSEWFERERTCPLCRALVKPADLRSFSDGSTSLFFQLF; the protein is encoded by the exons ATGGAAGCGTCCGGTGGAAATTCGGACGCTTACCGAagctcctcttcttcctcttcatcGTCGTCTTCTTTCTCGAATACCTCTACCTCTAATCATTCCCGAAGAAATGGGCTGCAAATTTCGGCTTCTACCCTTCTCCGCTCTCCCTTGTCCACCTTATTAGAGTACACCGGCTTCATCAGAACCAGGCCAAACAGTTCCGATTCCGATTCTTTATTGAACAATGGGGGCTTCCACAATGACCTATCGAATGACCCTGCACCTGCCCCTTCCGCGGGAGAGGTTTCCATTAGGATAATTGGCTCTGCAGAACACGATCACGACAGGGTTGCTACTTCTCTGCATTCCGGGCCATCTGCTGAGTCCTTTTCGAGGCCGGTTTCTAGGTCGCCGTCTGGAGCTTCTGTACTCTCCTCAATGGAGAGTCAGGTTGATCTGCGGAGTGGTAGAGAATCTGTGGATGGGGCTACGAACTCGACAAATGCAGATGGTGATGCAGAAGGTGCTGAGGGAGTTGGCGCCAATAATAGGGATTCTTCTTCCTCTTACCAGAGATATGATATACAGCAGGCTGCTCGTTGGATCGAGCAGGTCCTTCCTTTCTCGTTGCTTCTGTTGATTGTATTCATACGTCAGCATCTCCAAG GATTCTGTGTTACAATTTGGATTGCTGCTTTTATGTTTAAGTCAAATGATATTGTACGGAAGCAGACGGCACTAAAG GGTGAGAGGAAAATAATGACTCTTATTGGCATTGTCGTTCTTTACTCACTTCATGTTTTCGGGATTTACTGGTGGTACCGGAAAGATGATGTGCTCTATCCTTTGCTGATGCTGCCTCCAAGAACCATACCTCCTTTCTGGAATGCGATATTTATTATCATGGTGAATG ATACACTTGTTCGTCAAGCAGCAATGGTCATCAAATGTATGCTCTTGATGTATTACAAAAATAGCAGAGGTCGGAACTACCGTAGGCAG GGTCAACTGCTAACTTTGGTTGAGTACCTGCTGCTCCTTTATCGTGCACTGCTCCCTGCCCCTGTTTGGTACCGTTTCTTCTTGAACAAAGAATACGGGAGCCTTTTCTCGTCGCTTATGACTGGATTGTATTTAACCTTCAAGCTTACTTCTGTTGTTGAGAAG GTCCAATCATTCATCACTGCTCTTAAAGCACTGTCAAGGAAAGACATCCACTATGGTGCTTATGCTACAACTGAACAg GTCACTGCAGCTGGAGATTTGTGTGCTATTTGCCAGGAAAAGATGCACTCTCCGGTCCTTCTACGTTGCAAGCACATATTTTGTGAGGACTGTGTTTCTGAGTG GTTTGAGAGAGAACGGACTTGCCCTCTATGCCGTGCATTGGTGAAACCGGCAGATCTTAGATCGTTTAGTGATGGGTcaactagtctattttttcaGTTATTTTAA